The following are encoded together in the Xiphophorus hellerii strain 12219 chromosome 3, Xiphophorus_hellerii-4.1, whole genome shotgun sequence genome:
- the arhgef5 gene encoding uncharacterized protein arhgef5 yields MDKLLPSGKVSRDPSPLSGMRGIFHRGNNNQKQNRRKESETQKMRDKEMVGLERSMDRDRPPHVRDGEKEWRDGERRQADGRDKQCRVLSNVERTQTEPDVKTGTKKGDTFPRERKGDRDPITRKMAEGEMRQRDRPRREQMEDWEMERYMRQDRERVEIQRRAIEEGRSPPEDIRTQKRERYKVSGVEFQDRKVEVDDSWDRRDRDAGRKREQYRAVMDTKDSERCSPQMRPERKMYTERIEKTARKDARNEGDIDARELEKREKMRDKKIEQRTPFSRNEVFYRSRRARGKDRGGNQERYNEERHKRREKDYWDRDRDVRTEMRPADREWETRQMIRSDGSREDDQYRSERRDRERRKRQEDGREGVSNRSLSDSSPRVTPRGQSSGEWRSQGGSDMRYIRESEREQTREGSVGKEPQIDPGQMGEKRQRQIVGGERFDRNESIFCGSDKTRMWLEPQRGISQPRQKEGRRIDEKEIKSQEEGERDVWQLQGNPDERNMTQSRERHLEIRGRNEDSEGLSVDGFEEEEVWRDSFSEDKEPLSDSGRVTEGSWRTDIQGENLLNSTSGTEEEGGSCSGSRGGSVNSYNPNRDRMLSSESSNVFLSSGVDNGHEMEQRFRRREKFSEPRNSNKREEDSSAGNEEVINAEQQGRENKLIFCAVGQTVSQSETHEVSLSQDEEGGVEIYDTNIEDHQWRSDEDTHKPQHHPTPSRRNQQPNTPRGESLASGDPSGDGYAAPVDLQDKEVEEIMRKEALPTDMGIKKRDSKTERLLEQWRDKNNRKEDQTSCGDLPHCSTLEQIQPFLNEIDTEAMSPEELEVIRLRRSGILMDPERTKRRSDAPHLKWATSIVREILGHSGEQTEDEPNSGAEENQHVKQTVNDEHQEEAERRSVNLPVVTLTTDDQQSEPDLEEDDEDEDSFDFKDDNDIHSQSCGEAELRNALNSVGRRNRKSFYNRPQLYQQYNEESQNIEILRQSRSDTLIVGEGNSRSPLPSPPPARRPLPPLPASLHPHSLSQSICGHANAQTLSLPDRSQSERRASSPSLSFSLTQSSLLWRDLPNVCNNPELEKLTEDQRRLQEVRFEVLTSEASYCRSLDIVVGNFVKNKELEKLLTTQDKNWLFSRLTEVRAISHRFLAKLEERVESDVLHFTVCDIIAQQCRRFRKVYVPYLTNQSYQDATYQRLMNDNPHFKRIVDNLEKSHVCQRLPLRSFLVLPFQRITRIKLLVQNIVKRTTPGTVEAENTIKALKFLERIIQESNDSIAEMKTIESLVSLSGKVEFVDCKTLPLISQKRRLVKEGSITQLMDSLKQAERTIYLHLFNDYLLVSIQKEGGKFTVIDHCPVEELRTEDFRVKILTLQKNSFRLHLSQNSLLLRTETKSDKLRWISALSRSCPVVDFSTAENLAQMQCIRAYVAQHPDEMSVEKADIILVHKDSGDNWIEGIRLSDQHFGWVPNSHLQVISNDKVKKRNLSDALTLTKAKAAV; encoded by the exons ATGGACAAACTTCTCCCTAGTGGAAAGGTCTCTCGGGATCCAAGTCCTCTGTCAGGAATGAGAGGCATCTTCCATCGAGGAAacaacaatcaaaaacaaaacaggaggaAGGAGAGCGAAACTCAGAAAATGAGGGATAAAGAAATGGTCGGCCTGGAGCGATCGATGGACAGAGACAGACCTCCCCATGTCAGAGATGGAGAAAAAGAGTGGAGAGACGGAGAACGAAGGCAAGCCGATGGCAGAGACAAACAATGCAGGGTGCTGTCAAATGTAGAGAGGACTCAGACTGAGCCAGATGTAAAAACAGGGACAAAGAAAGGTGATACATTtcccagagagagaaaaggagacaGAGATCCTATCACAAGAAAGATGGCAGAAGGAGAAATGAGGCAGAGGGATAGACCCAGAAGAGAACAGATGGAGGACTGGGAAATGGAACGATATATGCGCCAGGACAGAGAAAGAGTGGAGATCCAAAGAAGGGCAATAGAAGAGGGAAGAAGTCCACCAGAAGATATCAGAacacaaaagagagaaagataTAAAGTATCTGGTGTTGAGTTTCAAGACAGGAAAGTAGAAGTGGATGATTCATGGGATAGGAGAGATAGGGATgctggtagaaaaagagaacaGTACAGAGCTGTCATGGATACAAAGGATTCTGAAAGGTGTTCTCCACAAATGAGACCAGAAAGAAAGATGTACACAGAAAGGATAGAGAAAACAGCAAGGAAAGATGCCAGGAATGAAGGAGACATTGATGCGAGAGAGTtggagaaaagggaaaaaatgagGGACAAAAAGATAGAGCAGAGGACCCCTTTCAGCAGGAATGAGGTGTTCTACAGGAGCAGAAGAGCGCGGGGAAAGGATCGAGGTGGAAACCAGGAGAGATATAATGAAGAAAGACATAAGAGGAGAGAAAAGGATTACTGGGACAGGGACAGAGATGTCAGAACAGAAATGAGACCAGCAGACAGAGAGTGGGAAACAAGGCAAATGATCAGAAGTGATGGCAGTAGGGAGGATGATCAATATAGAAGTGAGAGacgagacagagagagaagaaaaaggcaGGAAGATGGAAGGGAAGGCGTAAGCAACAGATCCTTGAGTGATTCTTCTCCTCGAGTAACACCACGAGGCCAAAGCAGTGGAGAGTGGAGAAGCCAGGGGGGTAGTGACATGAGGTACATAAGAGAGTCTGAGAGAGAACAAACAAGAGAAGGCAGTGTTGGAAAAGAACCCCAAATAGATCCAGGGCAAATGGGTgagaaaagacaaaggcaaaTTGTAGGAGGCGAGAGGTTTGACAGAAATGAAAGCATATTTTGTGGTTCAGACAAGACACGGATGTGGTTAGAACCACAAAGGGGCATATCACAACCAAGGCAAAAAGAGGGGAGGAGAATAGACGAAAAGGAAATAAAGTCACAGGAAGAAGGGGAAAGAGATGTGTGGCAATTACAAGGGAATCCTGATGAGAGGAACATGACCCAGAGTAGAGAAAGGCATTTAGAAATAAGAGGACGCAACGAGGACTCTGAGGGGTTGAGTGTAGATGGAtttgaggaggaggaagtcTGGAGAGACAGTTTTAGTGAAGACAAGGAGCCGCTGTCCGACAGTGGTAGAGTGACTGAGGGAAGCTGGAGGACGGATATTCAGGGAGAAAATTTGTTAAACAGCACTAGTGGCACAGAGGAAGAAGGTGGGAGCTGTTCTGGGAGTAGAGGAGGGAGTGTCAACAGCTACAATCCAAACAGAGACAGAATGCTGTCTTCAGAGTCCAGCAATGTGTTTCTGTCCAGTGGGGTAGATAATGGGCATGAGATGGAGCAGAGATTTAGGAGGAGGGAGAAATTTAGTGAACCTAGAAACTCAAACAAAAGAGAAGAGGACTCGTCAGCAGGGAATGAGGAAGTGATTAATGCAGAGCAACAAGGGAGAGAAAATAAGTTGATCTTCTGTGCAGTTGGGCAAACTGTTTCCCAGTCAGAAACCCATGAGGTGTCACTGTCACAAGATGAAGAGGGAGGGGTGGAAATATATGACACAAATATAGAAGATCATCAATGGAGAAGTGATGAGGATACACATAAACCTCAGCACCACCCGACACCAAGCAGAAGGAATCAGCAACCAAACACACCAAGGGGAGAGAGCCTTGCTTCAGGAGACCCCAGTGGAGATGGCTATGCAGCACCTGTGGACCTTCAAGACAAAGAAGTTGAAGAGATAATGAGAAAGGAAGCACTGCCCACTGATATGGGGATAAAGAAAAGAGACTCAAAGACCGAAAGGCTCCTAGAACAATGGAGAGACAAGAATAACAGAAAAGAGGATCAAACATCTTGTGGTGATCTTCCTCATTGCAGCACCTTAGAACAAATTCAACCTTTCCTGAATGAGATAGACACTGAAGCAATGAGTCCAGAGGAGTTGGAGGTCATTCGCCTCCGAAGGAGCGGGATATTAATGGATCCTGAGCGAACCAAGCGGCGTTCTGATGCCCCTCACCTTAAATGGGCCACAAGTATAGTTCGTGAGATCCTGGGACACTCTGGTGAACAGACAGAGGATGAACCAAATTCGGGGGCAGAAGAAAACCAGCATGTCAAGCAGACTGTGAATGATGAGCATCAGGAAGAGGCTGAGCGCAGGAGTGTGAACTTGCCTGTTGTGACTCTGACAACAGATGATCAACAATCAGAGCCAGATCTGGAGGAAGACGATGAGGATGAGGACAGCTTTGATTTTAAAG ATGATAATGATATTCACAGCCAAAGCTGCGGAGAGGCAGAACTAAG GAATGCTTTAAACTCTGTCGGACGACGGAATAGGAAAAGTTTTTACA ATCGTCCTCAACTCTATCAGCAGTACAACGAGGAGTCTCAGAACATTGAGATTCTGCGTCAGTCTCGCTCCGACACCCTCATAGTGGGCGAGGGAAACAGTCGCTCCCCCTTACCTTCGCCTCCACCCGCTCGCAGACCGCTTCCTCCTTTACCGGCTAGCCTACACCCTCATTCTCTGTCCCAGTCAATATGTGGTCACGCCAATGCCCAAACCTTGTCTCTTCCGGACCGATCGCAGAGCGAACGCAGGGCCTCCTCTCCAAGTCTGTCCTTCTCGCTCACGCAGTCGTCCTTACTTTGGCGGGATCTGCCCAACGTCTGTAACAACCCTGAGCTGGAGAAGCTCACAGAAGATCAGAGGCGACTACAGGAG GTGAGATTTGAAGTTTTGACCTCAGAGGCCTCCTACTGCAGAAGTTTGGACATTGTTGTTGGAAATTTTGTCAAGAATAAAGAGCTAGAGAAGCTGCTGACAACTCAGGACAAGAACTGGCTGTTCTCCCGTCTGACTGAAGTTCGGGCCATCAGCCACAG atttttagcaAAGCTGGAAGAGCGTGTGGAATCTGATGTTTTGCACTTTACAGTGTGTGACATTATTGCTCAGCAATGTCGACGCTTCAGAAAGGTTTATGTGCCCTACCTCACCAACCAGTCATATCAGGATGCCACATACCAAAGACTCAT GAATGACAATCCTCACTTCAAGCGGATTGTGGACAACTTGGAGAAGAGTCATGTTTGTCAGAGGCTTCCTCTCCGTTCCTTCTTGGTGCTTCCGTTCCAAAGGATCACCAGAATTAAGCTGCTGGTCCAG AATATTGTAAAAAGAACAACCCCTGGAACAGTGGAAGCAGAAAACACCATCAAAGCTTTAAAATTTTTGGAAAGG atCATTCAAGAGAGCAACGACAGCATCGCTGAAATGAAAACCATCGAGTCTTTGGTATCGCTAAGTGGAAAAGTGGAATTTGTGGATTGCAAG ACTCTTCCTCTCATCAGTCAAAAACGGCGGCTGGTGAAAGAAGGTTCCATCACTCAACTGATGGACTCTCTAAAGCAAGCAGAGAGAACCATTTACTTGCATCTCTTCAATGACTACCTGCTAGTATCAATACAAAAAGA AGGGGGAAAGTTTACCGTCATCGATCACTGTCCTGTGGAGGAACTGCGTACAGAAGACTTCCGTGTCAAAATCCTGACTCTGCAGAAGAACAGCTTCCGCTTACACTTATCACAGAATTCCCTGCTGCTAAGAACTGAGACAAA GAGTGATAAGCTACGCTGGATATCTGCCCTCTCCAGGAGTTGTCCTGTAGTTGATTTTTCTACTGCAGAAA